In Nocardioides sp. InS609-2, a single genomic region encodes these proteins:
- a CDS encoding cytosine permease, with the protein MSEHTLDATRRLGVETTGIEIIDEADRTARPVDLFWPWFAANVSVFGLSYAAFILYFGISFWQGVLVAVVGVVVSFALCGVIAIAGKRGSAPTMILSRAAFGVTGQKVPGVISWLVSIGWETFLAILAVLATSTIFDRLGWGGGTGTKIVAAAVVAALIVSASVAGYHVIMRMQSWLTWITGIVSVLYMVLTIDDIDWSAVQAIPSGSNQAVIGALVMVMTGFGLGWINIAADWSRYQSRGASNAAIVGWNTFGGALAPTILVVFGLALAGSSPEILDGVAADPIGTLATLLPTWFLVPFLLAAILALVSGAVLGIYSSGLTLLSLGVRLARPHAAFVDGVLLTIGTIYVVFFADNFINPFQSFLITLGVPLAAWAGVMIADIALRKRDYDDVDLFDPNGRYGAFDWVSIGTLVVASLVGWGFVINTFSDDASWNNWQGYLLGLGFGGKDGAWAFANLGVLFALLIGFVVTYVARRGTVARQEA; encoded by the coding sequence ATGAGCGAGCACACGCTGGACGCGACCCGCCGCCTCGGTGTCGAGACGACGGGCATCGAGATCATCGACGAGGCCGACCGCACGGCGCGACCCGTCGACCTGTTCTGGCCGTGGTTCGCGGCCAACGTCAGCGTCTTCGGCCTCAGTTATGCGGCGTTCATCCTCTACTTCGGCATCTCGTTCTGGCAGGGCGTGCTGGTCGCGGTCGTCGGCGTCGTCGTGTCGTTCGCGCTCTGCGGAGTCATCGCGATCGCTGGCAAGCGCGGCTCCGCGCCGACGATGATCCTCAGCCGGGCGGCGTTCGGCGTCACCGGCCAGAAGGTCCCCGGCGTCATCTCATGGCTGGTCTCGATCGGCTGGGAGACGTTCCTCGCGATCCTGGCCGTGCTCGCCACCTCCACCATCTTCGACCGCCTCGGCTGGGGCGGCGGCACCGGCACCAAGATCGTCGCCGCGGCCGTGGTTGCGGCACTGATCGTCAGCGCCAGCGTCGCGGGTTACCACGTCATCATGCGGATGCAGTCGTGGCTGACCTGGATCACCGGCATCGTCTCGGTGCTCTACATGGTGCTCACCATCGACGACATCGACTGGTCGGCCGTGCAGGCGATCCCGTCGGGCTCCAACCAGGCGGTGATCGGCGCGCTGGTGATGGTGATGACCGGCTTCGGACTGGGCTGGATCAACATCGCCGCCGACTGGTCGCGCTACCAGTCCCGCGGTGCGTCCAACGCCGCCATCGTCGGCTGGAACACCTTCGGTGGCGCGCTCGCGCCCACCATCTTGGTGGTGTTCGGGCTGGCGCTGGCCGGCTCGTCGCCGGAGATCCTCGACGGCGTGGCCGCTGACCCGATCGGCACGCTCGCCACCCTGCTGCCCACCTGGTTCCTCGTACCGTTCCTGCTCGCGGCGATCCTGGCCCTGGTCAGCGGCGCGGTGCTCGGCATCTACTCCTCGGGACTGACACTCCTCTCCCTGGGTGTACGCCTGGCCCGGCCGCACGCGGCCTTCGTCGACGGCGTACTCCTCACGATCGGCACCATCTATGTCGTCTTCTTCGCCGACAACTTCATCAACCCCTTCCAGAGCTTCCTGATCACCCTCGGGGTCCCGCTCGCGGCCTGGGCCGGCGTGATGATCGCCGACATCGCGCTCCGCAAACGCGACTACGACGACGTCGACCTGTTCGACCCCAACGGTCGGTACGGCGCGTTCGACTGGGTCTCGATCGGCACCCTCGTGGTGGCATCGCTCGTCGGCTGGGGGTTCGTCATCAACACGTTCTCCGACGACGCCTCGTGGAACAACTGGCAGGGCTACCTCCTCGGCCTCGGCTTCGGCGGCAAGGACGGCGCGTGGGCGTTCGCGAACCTCGGCGTGCTCTTCGCCCTGCTGATCGGCTTCGTCGTGACGTACGTCGCCCGGCGCGGAACGGTGGCGCGCCAGGAGGCGTGA